A stretch of the Candidatus Aegiribacteria sp. genome encodes the following:
- the trmD gene encoding tRNA (guanosine(37)-N1)-methyltransferase TrmD: MQAAVATLFPDLFASFMDCGIAGRAVENGLVDLSILDIRDRAVDSRGSVDDYQFGGGAGMLLRPEPLFDTLERIPWRDEARVIFMTPQGRKLDQSLAKELAESSRMIIFCGRYGGIDQRFRDAAVTDEISVGDAVVSGGEIPAMFLMEAVFRWLPGVLGRMESAESDTYATGLLDYPRYTRPADYRGMKVPEVILSGNHADIEEFRLRKALELTMKNRPELIDSKSEENIRERFIRSLRLADRQKEQKNG; encoded by the coding sequence ATGCAGGCAGCGGTAGCAACACTGTTTCCGGACCTGTTTGCTTCCTTCATGGATTGCGGGATTGCTGGAAGAGCAGTTGAAAATGGTCTGGTTGACCTTTCAATTCTCGATATAAGAGACAGAGCTGTTGACAGCAGAGGATCGGTTGATGATTACCAGTTCGGTGGCGGAGCCGGTATGCTGTTACGGCCGGAGCCGCTGTTCGATACACTTGAACGAATTCCCTGGAGGGATGAAGCAAGGGTTATTTTTATGACCCCCCAGGGAAGAAAGCTCGATCAGTCCCTTGCGAAGGAGCTGGCGGAATCCAGCAGGATGATAATATTCTGCGGGAGGTATGGCGGTATCGATCAAAGGTTCAGAGATGCGGCCGTAACTGATGAAATCAGCGTAGGTGATGCTGTGGTATCTGGAGGTGAGATTCCCGCAATGTTCCTTATGGAAGCTGTATTCAGATGGCTTCCGGGGGTTCTGGGAAGGATGGAATCCGCTGAATCAGATACTTACGCTACCGGGCTGTTGGATTATCCGAGGTATACAAGACCTGCCGATTACAGAGGGATGAAAGTTCCGGAGGTAATCCTCTCGGGAAACCATGCGGATATAGAGGAATTTCGATTAAGAAAAGCACTGGAACTAACGATGAAGAATCGTCCGGAACTGATCGATTCGAAAAGTGAAGAGAATATAAGAGAACGATTTATCCGCTCGCTGCGGCTGGCGGATCGACAGAAGGAGCAGAAGAATGGATGA
- a CDS encoding YraN family protein — translation MSKISREAESFVCLWLEDRGWAIEARNFRTRRSEIDIVAKKEDVLSFVEVKFASDSSATVTLDKIDSAKQARLVHAAMVYLSTKPPSGQIRFDVAIVRGTSMSFRMETYLEDAFRPDIM, via the coding sequence TTGAGTAAAATCTCAAGGGAAGCCGAATCCTTCGTATGCCTCTGGCTTGAGGACAGGGGATGGGCTATAGAAGCCCGGAATTTCAGAACACGCAGGTCAGAGATCGATATAGTTGCGAAGAAAGAAGATGTGCTATCGTTCGTTGAAGTGAAATTCGCTTCCGACAGCTCCGCTACGGTTACGCTTGATAAGATAGATTCCGCGAAGCAGGCAAGACTGGTGCACGCAGCTATGGTTTATCTTTCAACGAAACCTCCGTCCGGTCAGATACGATTCGATGTTGCGATTGTCAGAGGCACATCCATGAGCTTTCGCATGGAAACTTACCTGGAGGATGCTTTCCGCCCTGACATCATGTAG
- the rplS gene encoding 50S ribosomal protein L19 gives MDDIIRGVESSQIRDDYPEFRAGDTVKVHFQVLEGDKTRVQIYQGVVISRRGGGVSETFTVRKISGGVSVERVFPLNTPLIEKIEVTRAGKVRRAKLFYLRNKTGKAARIKERKTYGARN, from the coding sequence ATGGATGACATTATCAGAGGCGTTGAATCCTCTCAGATCAGGGATGATTATCCTGAGTTCAGAGCAGGGGATACGGTGAAGGTTCATTTTCAGGTTTTGGAAGGCGACAAAACAAGAGTGCAGATCTACCAGGGAGTTGTTATTTCCCGAAGGGGAGGCGGAGTTTCCGAAACGTTCACCGTAAGGAAGATTTCGGGCGGTGTAAGTGTTGAGAGGGTTTTCCCCCTCAATACACCTCTCATCGAGAAGATCGAAGTAACCAGAGCCGGAAAGGTCCGCAGAGCCAAGCTTTTCTACCTTCGTAACAAGACGGGCAAAGCCGCAAGGATCAAAGAGAGGAAAACGTACGGCGCCAGGAACTGA